GTGCTGCAGGACCGCCTCGCGCGAGCAGACGGCTGATGGCTCGTCGTGCCCGTCTCGACGCCGAGCTCGTCCGTCGCGGACTGGCCCGGTCGCGCCAGCACGCTGCGGAGCTGATCGCGGACGGCCGGGTGCTGCTGGACGGGACCCGGGCCGGCAAGCCCGCGACCCAGCTCGATCCCGCGCGAGCGGTCCGGGTGCTGGACGCCGTCGGTGGTGAGCCCGAGTACGCTTCGCGTGGTGGCCACAAGCTCTCGGGCGCACTGGACGCCCTGGGTGAGCGGGGTCCACGGGTGGATGGCCGGCGGGCCCTCGATGCCGGTGCATCGACCGGCGGTTTCACCGATGTGCTGCTGCGCCGCGGCGCCCGGTCGGTCGTCGCAGTCGACGTGGGCTACGGCCAGCTGGTGTGGTCGCTGCGCACCGACGAGCGCGTCACCGTCATGGACCGCACGAACGTCCGCTCGCTGCGTCTGCAGGACGTGGGGGAGCCCGTCGACCTGGTCGTCGGAGACCTGTCCTTCATCTCGCTCACCCTGGTCCTGCCCGCGCTGACCGGACTCACCTCGCCCGGTGGGGACCTGCTGCTCATGGTCAAACCTCAGTTCGAGGTGGGCAGGGAACGGCTGGGGGCCGGGGGAGTGGTCCGTGACCCCGCGTTGCACGCCGATGCCGTGCGCACCGTCGTCGTGGCAGCGGCCGACCTCGGATGGGGCCTTCGCTCCGCCGTCGCGAGCCCGCTACCGGGCCCGAGCGGGAACGTGGAGTACTTCGTGCACCTTCGCGCAGGCGCCGGCGCCGAGGAGGAAGCACAGATCGCCCAGGCGATCGCCAGGGGACCCGCCGGACCAGGTGTGATCGCAGGAGGCGACCGATGAGCCGTCACGTGCTCGTACTGACCCACCCCACCAGGCCGGCTGCCCGCCGCTCCGCGGAGCAGGTGGCCGCCGAGCTGCGCCGGCACGGGCTCACGCCCGTCACCGAGGACGAGATCGCCGGCATCGAGCTCGAGCTCGCGATCGTGCTGGGCGGTGACGGGACGATCCTGCGTGCCGCCGAGCTCATGCGCGGCAGGGAGGCCCCGCTCGTCGGCGTCAACCTCGGCCACGTGGGCTTCCTCGCGGAGTCGGAGGTGGACCGCATCTCGCATGTCGTCTCCCGTGCCGCCGCCCGCGAGTACTCGGTGGAGGAGCGGATCACGCTCGACGTCACCGTGACCCGGCCCGGCGCGCCGCCGGTGCACAGCTGGGCCATCAACGATGTCAGCGTCGAGAAGGCCGAGCGCGAACGTATGGTCGAGGTCGCCATCGGGATCGACGACCGAGGGTTGTCGACCTTCGGGTGCGACGGTGTCGTGATGTCGACGCCCACGGGATCGACCGCCTATGCGTTCTCCGCCGGCGGACCGGTGGTCTGGCCCGACGTCGAGGCGATGCTCCTGGTCCCGATCAGCGCGCACACGCTCTTCGCCCGCCCGCTGGTGGTGGGGCCGAACTCGCGCATGAGCGTGGAGATCCTCAGCCGTAGCTATACCTCCGCGGTGGTCTGGTGTGACGGCCGGCGCCGGATCGACGCGCCGCCGGGCGCCCGTATCGACGTGGTGCGAGGCCAGGAGCGGGTCCGGCTGGCCCGGTTCAACCTCGCACCGTTCACCGATCGGCTCGTCGGCAAGTTCAACCTGCCGGTGGCGGGCTGGAGAGGAGAGCACGAGAACCCGTGATCGAAGAGATCCAGATCCACGACCTCGGAGTCATCGAGTCGGCGAGTGTCGAGTTCGACCCCGGTCTGACGGTGATCACCGGCGAGACCGGCGCCGGGAAGACGATGGTCCTGACCGGGCTCGGCCTGCTGCTCGGCGGCAAGGCGGACCTGAGCGCCGTGCGCCCCGGCGCGCAGACCGCCGTCGTGGAGGGCCGGCTGGTGCCCCCCTCGGGGCACCGCTGCCTCGAGGTGGCGCTCGAGGCCGGCGCGTTGCTCGACGAGGGCGCCTTGCTCGTGGCACGGACCGTCTCCTCGTCCCGCTCTCGCGCGCACGTCGGTGGACGCTCCGTTCCGCAGGGGCTGCTGGCGGAGATCGGCGCGGACCTGGTGACCGTGCACGGTCAGAGTGAACAACTGCGGCTGCGGTCGGCCACCCATCAGCGGCAGGCGCTGGACTCCTTCGCCGGTGCGGCGCACCTGGACCTGTTGGCGAGATACACCGACGTGCACAGCCGGCGCCGCTTGGCCGCCGGGGCGCTGGCCCGCTGGGACGAGGACACCCAGGAGCGCGAGGCCGAGCTGGTACGTCTGCAACGCGCGCTGGAGCGCATCGACGCCGTGGAACCCCAGCCCGGCGAGGACGAGGAGCTGCGCGCGGAGGCCGAACGGCTGGGCAACGTGGAGGACCTGCGCAGTGCGGCCGAGGGCGCCCACCTCGCGATCGCCGGTGCTGACGAGCCCGACGGGCCTGCCGGCGCCGCGGTGCTGTTGGATCAGGCGCTGCGATCGCTGGCTGCTGCGGCCGACTACGACGCGACCCTGCGCGAGTGGAGCCAACGCCTGCAGTCCGTCTCCTACCAGCTCACCGACACCCTCACCGAGATCGGCAGCTATGTCACCGCGCTCGAGGCGGACCCGGAGCGGCTCGACCACCTGCACCGGCGGCGTGCCGAGCTCACCGACCTCGCCCGCACGCTCACCGATGGCGGCACCCTCACCGATCTGCTCGCCTTCGCCGACGAGGCCCGCGAGCGGGTGAGCACCCTGACGGCGCCCGGTGCGGGGCGCGAGGCCCTGGCGGCCGAGCTGGACCGGCTCACCGCCGCGGAGCTGCAGGAGGCTGCTGCCCTCACCGCGGGCCGGCAGGAGGCCGCCGAGGCGATGGCAGCCGCGGTCGACACCGAGCTCGCCGGGCTGGCGATGCCAGGCGCCCGGGTCACCGTGCGGCTGACCCCGCGCGAGGAGCCCGGACCGTGGGGTTGCGAGGACGTCGAGTTCCTGCTGGCCGCCCACCCGGGCGCCCCGCCACGCCCTCTCGGCAAGGGCGCCTCCGGCGGCGAGCTCTCGCGCGTCATGCTCGCGCTCGAGGTCGCGATGGCGCGCGCCCAGGTCGACGACGGTGACGGCACGCTGCCCACCTTCGTCTTCGACGAGGTGGACGCCGGTGTCGGGGGACAGGCGGCCGTCGAGGTCGGGCGCCGACTCGCCGAGCTCGCCCGGCACACCCAGGTGATCGTCGTCACCCACCTGGCCCAGGTCGCTGCCTTCGCCGACCGTCACCTCGTGGTCATGAAGACCGCCGGCGCCGGCGCCGATGCGGTCACCAACAGCGACATCCGGGTGGTCGAGGGGGAGGACCGCGAGGCCGAACTCGCGCGTATGCTCTCCGGTGACGCCGGCTCTGTCACCGCGCTACGGCATGCCGCGGAACTCCTCGAGCGCCCCGTCGTGGGATCATAGCGGCGATGATCTCCCTGATGCGACGCCGTGCCAGGGACGAGGATGCTGCTGATGACGCCCTCGTCCCGGTCCGGGTCGACCCCCGGACGAAGTCGCTGACCAAGCGCCTACGAGCCGACGAGATCGCCGTCATCGACCACCTCGACCTCGACCGCGTCTCCGCCGAGGCGCTGGTCGCCTGCCGGCCGGCCGCCGTGCTCAACGCCGCCCCCTCGATCTCCGGCCGGTATCCCAACCTGGGACCGCAGATCGTGCTGGAGGCCGGCATCCCGCTGATCGACGATCTCGGGCCGGACGTGATGGCGCTTCGCGAGGGGGCCCGCGTCCGGGTGGAGGACGGGACGGTCTTCGACGCCGCCGGGACCGTGGTGGCCGAAGGCACGGTGCAGACCGACGCCTCGGTCGATGCCGCCATGGACGAGGCCAAGGCGGGGCTCTCGGTCCAGCTCGAGGCGTTCGCGGCCAACACCATGGACTACATGCGCCGTGAGCGCGAACTCCTGCTCGACGGCGTGGGCGTGCCCACGGTGCGCACCTCCTTCGAGGGGCGCCACGTCCTGATCGTGGTGCGGGGCTACACCTACCGCGAGGACCTGGCGATGCTGCGCTCCTACGTGCGCGAGTACCGTCCGCTGCTCGTGGGGGTCGACGGCGGCGCGGACGCCATCCTGGAAGAAGGCCTACGGCCCGACATGATCGTGGGCGACATGGACTCCGTCTCGGACAAGGCGCTGCGCAGCGGGGCCGAGATCGTCGTGCACGCCTATCGCGACGGGCGCGCCCCGGGGCTGGAACGGGTCAAGGAGCTGGGCGTGCAGCACGTCACCTTCCCTGCCACCGGGACCAGTGAGGATGTCGCCATGCTGCTGGCGGACGAAAAGGGCGCCTCGCTGATCGTCGCCGTCGGTACCCACGAGACCCTCGTGGAGTTCCTCGACAAGGGCCGGGCCGGTATGGCCAGCACCTTCCTCACCCGCCTGCGGGTGGGCGGCAAGCTCATCGACGCCAAGGGCGTCTCGCGGCTGTACCGGCACCGCATCTCCAACTGGCAGGTCACGGCGCTGATCCTGGCCGGGCTCGCGGCCCTGATCGCCGCTGCCGCAGCGACGCCGGCGGGTCAGGCCTTCTTCGGGCTCGTCCTCGCCCGCTTCGACGACTTCTGGTCCTGGCTGCAGGACCTGTTCACCGGGCTCTTCTAGAGCCCGCGACAAGAAAGACGACGCAGTGATCGATTTCCGCTACCACATCGTGTCCCTCATCTCGGTGTTCCTCGCGCTGGCCGTGGGCATCGTGCTCGGCGCCGGACCGCTGCGCGACTACATCGCCGACGAGCTCTCCGGGCAGGTGGAGCAGCTGCGCGCGGAGAAGGACGCGCTCCGCCAGGATCTCGATATCGCGGAGTCGGCCCTGCAGGCCCGCAGCGTCTTCCTCACCGAGGCGGCCCCGCAGCTCTACGACGACGTCCTGCAGGAGCGCTCGGTGGCCATGGTGACGCTTCCCGAGACCGATCCGGATGTGGCCGCCGCGGTGGAGGCCCGCCTCGTGCAGGCCGGGGCGAGCATCGCTGCCCGCGTCGAGGTGACGCCCGGGTGGACCGACCCCACCGAGGCCGCCTTCCGGGCCGGTATCGCGGAGAACCTGGTCTCCGAGCTCAGCCCGGCCCCCGAGGCGTCGGTACCGGCCGACCGGATCCTCGCGCAGGCGCTCGGGCAGGCCCTGACCCTGCGCGACCCGCTCGATCCGCAGCAACGCTCCGGCGAGGCGCAGAACATCGTGGAGATCCTGCGCACCTCGGAGCTGCTCACCGAGTCCAGCACGATCGAGGAGCCGGCGTACGCGACCGTGGTGGTGGGACCGAACGACCACACGGACGAGCCCCTCACCGACGAGGAGGCAGCCGAGCGTGACGCACTGAACGAGGACTACCTCACGCTCGCCGAGGGGCTGGCGGAGACCGGCGAGGGCTCGGTGCTCGCCGGCGTCGACGTCGGGCAGGGGTCGCTGCTGGACGTGCTGCGCGGGCAGGACGTTCCCGTCACCAGCGTGGACTCCGTCGGCAGCATCACCGGTCAGGTGACCGTCCCGCTCGCGCTCGCCGCCGACCTCGCCGGCGAGGGTGCTCAGTTCGGCCTCGCCGAGTCCGCCGAGCTGGTGCTGCCCGCCCCCCTGACACTGCCCGCACCGGACCCGACGGCGTTCGCACCCGGGTCGGCGGACGCAGCGAGCGAGGGCGACGACGGTGACGAGGACGGGACCGGCGGATGAGTCCGTCGGGGCGCCTCGCGGCGGCTGCGGCCGGCGCGGCGGGCACCACTGCCGCGTCCGTGCTCCTGCGACGCAGCGGCGTACTGGGCGAGCGGTGGGAGCGGACGAACTATCGCGACCGCCGCGTCAGCCTGCGGGGTGGGACCGCGGCCGCGGCCGGGTGCGTGCTCGCTGCTGCCGCCGCCCCCAGCGGCACGCTGCCCAGGCTCGGCGCCGTGCTGGCGACCGCTGCCGGCGGCGGCTTCGGTGCGCTCGACGACCTGGACCCCCAGCCGGGCGCGGCGCGCGGCCTGCGCGGGCACCTGCGGGCGCTGGCCCACGGGCGCCTCACCACGGGAGCACTGAAACTGCTCGGGATCTCGGGCTGCGCCGTCGTCTCGGCCGCGCTGCTCACCGGCGGCGGACGGCGGGGAGCCGCGCACAGGCCCTCGCCACTCGCCCGTGTACTCGACGTGGTCTCCTCCGGAGCGCTCATCGCCGGGACAGCCAACCTGATCAACCTCTTCGACCTGCGCCCCGGCCGCGGGGTGAAGGTCGTCACGCTGGCCTCGGCTCCGCTTCTCGGCCGACCCGACACCGGCGGAGCACTCGCGGCAGCGGCGGCCGCCGTGGCGGCAGCCTCCGCCCCCGGCGATCTGCGTGAGCGCACCATGCTCGGCGACACCGGCGCCAACGCCCTCGGTGCGCTGCTGGGTTCGGCGCTCGCCACCCATCCCCGCGCTGCGGTGCGCACCGGCGCGCTGGCCGTCGTCGTCGGCCTCATCCTCGCGAGCGAGCGCGTGAGCTTCTCGGCCGTCATCGCCGGGTCCCCGGCGCTGCGCGCGGTGGACGACTGGGGCCGTCTGCGGTGAAGGTCAGCCGCCTGCTCGGGCCGGTAGCAGGAGCGGCGACCATGATCGCCGCACTGACCATCGTCTCGCGGCTGCTCGGCTTCGGCCGGTGGCTGGTGCAGGCGGAGACGGTTCGCTCGGGCGCCGTCGGGGATGCCTACGCCTCCGCGAACATGGTGCCGAACGTCCTCTACGAGGTGGTGGCCGGCGGCGCACTCGCCGGCGCGGTCATCCCGCTGCTGGCGGGCCCGATCGCGCGGGCCGTCCGCTCCGACGTCGACCGCATCTCCTCCGCGCTGCTTACCTGGGCGATCGCCGCACTGCTTCCCGTCGCGCTCGTCCTCACCGTGCTGGCCCGCCCCATCGCCGGTCTGCTGCCGGAGGTGGCCGGTGCCGACCCTGCGGTCCAGCTGGAGGTGACCACCCGGTTCCTGCAGATCTTCGCCCCGCAGGTGGTGCTCTACGGCGTCGGGGTGGTCCTGACCGGCGTGCTGCAGGCGCACCGGCGTTTC
Above is a window of Ruania suaedae DNA encoding:
- a CDS encoding copper transporter, whose translation is MIDFRYHIVSLISVFLALAVGIVLGAGPLRDYIADELSGQVEQLRAEKDALRQDLDIAESALQARSVFLTEAAPQLYDDVLQERSVAMVTLPETDPDVAAAVEARLVQAGASIAARVEVTPGWTDPTEAAFRAGIAENLVSELSPAPEASVPADRILAQALGQALTLRDPLDPQQRSGEAQNIVEILRTSELLTESSTIEEPAYATVVVGPNDHTDEPLTDEEAAERDALNEDYLTLAEGLAETGEGSVLAGVDVGQGSLLDVLRGQDVPVTSVDSVGSITGQVTVPLALAADLAGEGAQFGLAESAELVLPAPLTLPAPDPTAFAPGSADAASEGDDGDEDGTGG
- a CDS encoding NAD kinase; the protein is MSRHVLVLTHPTRPAARRSAEQVAAELRRHGLTPVTEDEIAGIELELAIVLGGDGTILRAAELMRGREAPLVGVNLGHVGFLAESEVDRISHVVSRAAAREYSVEERITLDVTVTRPGAPPVHSWAINDVSVEKAERERMVEVAIGIDDRGLSTFGCDGVVMSTPTGSTAYAFSAGGPVVWPDVEAMLLVPISAHTLFARPLVVGPNSRMSVEILSRSYTSAVVWCDGRRRIDAPPGARIDVVRGQERVRLARFNLAPFTDRLVGKFNLPVAGWRGEHENP
- the recN gene encoding DNA repair protein RecN — translated: MIEEIQIHDLGVIESASVEFDPGLTVITGETGAGKTMVLTGLGLLLGGKADLSAVRPGAQTAVVEGRLVPPSGHRCLEVALEAGALLDEGALLVARTVSSSRSRAHVGGRSVPQGLLAEIGADLVTVHGQSEQLRLRSATHQRQALDSFAGAAHLDLLARYTDVHSRRRLAAGALARWDEDTQEREAELVRLQRALERIDAVEPQPGEDEELRAEAERLGNVEDLRSAAEGAHLAIAGADEPDGPAGAAVLLDQALRSLAAAADYDATLREWSQRLQSVSYQLTDTLTEIGSYVTALEADPERLDHLHRRRAELTDLARTLTDGGTLTDLLAFADEARERVSTLTAPGAGREALAAELDRLTAAELQEAAALTAGRQEAAEAMAAAVDTELAGLAMPGARVTVRLTPREEPGPWGCEDVEFLLAAHPGAPPRPLGKGASGGELSRVMLALEVAMARAQVDDGDGTLPTFVFDEVDAGVGGQAAVEVGRRLAELARHTQVIVVTHLAQVAAFADRHLVVMKTAGAGADAVTNSDIRVVEGEDREAELARMLSGDAGSVTALRHAAELLERPVVGS
- a CDS encoding TlyA family RNA methyltransferase, whose protein sequence is MARRARLDAELVRRGLARSRQHAAELIADGRVLLDGTRAGKPATQLDPARAVRVLDAVGGEPEYASRGGHKLSGALDALGERGPRVDGRRALDAGASTGGFTDVLLRRGARSVVAVDVGYGQLVWSLRTDERVTVMDRTNVRSLRLQDVGEPVDLVVGDLSFISLTLVLPALTGLTSPGGDLLLMVKPQFEVGRERLGAGGVVRDPALHADAVRTVVVAAADLGWGLRSAVASPLPGPSGNVEYFVHLRAGAGAEEEAQIAQAIARGPAGPGVIAGGDR
- the steA gene encoding putative cytokinetic ring protein SteA; the encoded protein is MISLMRRRARDEDAADDALVPVRVDPRTKSLTKRLRADEIAVIDHLDLDRVSAEALVACRPAAVLNAAPSISGRYPNLGPQIVLEAGIPLIDDLGPDVMALREGARVRVEDGTVFDAAGTVVAEGTVQTDASVDAAMDEAKAGLSVQLEAFAANTMDYMRRERELLLDGVGVPTVRTSFEGRHVLIVVRGYTYREDLAMLRSYVREYRPLLVGVDGGADAILEEGLRPDMIVGDMDSVSDKALRSGAEIVVHAYRDGRAPGLERVKELGVQHVTFPATGTSEDVAMLLADEKGASLIVAVGTHETLVEFLDKGRAGMASTFLTRLRVGGKLIDAKGVSRLYRHRISNWQVTALILAGLAALIAAAAATPAGQAFFGLVLARFDDFWSWLQDLFTGLF